The genome window TCACCGCATAGCCTTCCTTCAGGAAAGCTTCCCGGATCGTCTTCTGGCTGAACTCGCCGATGGCGGAGAACAGGCTCTTGCCGGTCACTTCGATTCCCAGGGCTTTCACATGGTTCTCGATCACCGGGTCCAGTTCTTCAATCACATACAGCTTCTTCACATTCGCGGCAAAGTCACGGATCAGTTTTTCAGGCAGCGGATTGGGCATGCCGATCTTCAGCACGCTGACGCTGTCACCGAACACTTCCCGGACATACAGGTAGCTGCAGCCGCTGGTGATGATGCCGATCTCCCGGTCATCAGCCATTTCCACACGGTTATACATGCATTCTTCTGCCAGGGCCCGCAGTTTTTCTGTCCGTTCTTCCACAACGGGATGGCGCTGTTTCGCGTATCCCGGCATCATAATGTACTTGGAAGGCTGCTTCACATATTCCTTCAGCGGAGCTTCCTCCCGCTCCCCGATATCCACAACACACTGGCTGTGTGCGATCCGCGTGCACATCCGCAGCAGCACCGGTGTGTCATACTTTTCGCTCAGTTCAAAAGCGGATTTGGCAAAGACATAAGCTTCAGCGGAATCGGAAGGCTCCAGCATCGGCACCTTCGCCGCAATGGCATAGTGCCGGGAATCCTGTTCGTTCTGGCTGGAATGCATGGCCGGGTCATCCGCCACGCAGACCACCATACCGCCGGTAACGCCGGTATAGCTCAGCGTGAACAACGGGTCTGCCGCCACGTTCAGTCCCACGTGCTTCATCGCGCAGACGCTGCGCATACCTGCCAGGCTGGCTCCGAAAGCCGTTTCCATGGCCACTTTTTCATTCGGTGCCCACTCGCTGTGAATGTCATCATGCTTGGCCAGGAACTCCGTAATTTCTGTGGAAGGCGTTCCCGGATAGCTGCTCACCAGCCCGATTCCGCCGTTGTACAGGCCCCAGGCCACCGCTTCATTACCAATCAGTAACTTTTTCATGACTCCTCAACCTTTATTCTTAAATATTCCGCTCGTTCCTTTTGTCATCCCAACCGAAGTGGAGGGATCTCCCCCGCCGCAGCGGATCATTGTTCATTGTTAATTGTTCATTGTTCATTGTTGATTCTCGGAATCGCTTAACTGCGATTCTGAGAATCAACCAGCCCTTCTCCGCCGTACATCCGGCGAAGTTTCGGCTTTTCGATCTTGCCGGTTGCGTTCCGCGGCACCGGCGCCAGGATGATCTTCCGCGGCCGCTTGTACCGCGGCATACCCGTGCAGAATTCCTGGATATCTTCCACCGTGGCTGTGCTGCCGGGAACCAGTTCCACGATAGCAGCCGCGATCTCACCAA of Aristaeella lactis contains these proteins:
- the iorA gene encoding indolepyruvate ferredoxin oxidoreductase subunit alpha, translated to MKKLLIGNEAVAWGLYNGGIGLVSSYPGTPSTEITEFLAKHDDIHSEWAPNEKVAMETAFGASLAGMRSVCAMKHVGLNVAADPLFTLSYTGVTGGMVVCVADDPAMHSSQNEQDSRHYAIAAKVPMLEPSDSAEAYVFAKSAFELSEKYDTPVLLRMCTRIAHSQCVVDIGEREEAPLKEYVKQPSKYIMMPGYAKQRHPVVEERTEKLRALAEECMYNRVEMADDREIGIITSGCSYLYVREVFGDSVSVLKIGMPNPLPEKLIRDFAANVKKLYVIEELDPVIENHVKALGIEVTGKSLFSAIGEFSQKTIREAFLKEGYAVKDVPEAQGEAPAVPGRPPMMCSGCPHRGMYYTLVKNHITVLGDIGCYTLGAVAPLNALDSTLCMGASISGIHGFNAARGKETEKKTVAVIGDSTFMHSGMTGLVNIAYNATNSTVIILDNSITGMTGHQQNPTTGYNIKGDPAAKVNLEALCKALGINRVRVVDPYDLKACEEAVLEELAVEEPSVIISRRPCVLLKYVKPKTPLQVDTDKCRGCKKCMKMGCPSISFKEGKARIDKTLCVGCGVCEQLCAFGAIGGMDK